One bacterium DNA window includes the following coding sequences:
- the proB gene encoding glutamate 5-kinase, translated as MHAGPHPPPPDGPINLRTARRIVLKVGTTSLTGGKAMVEPRRITALAEDVAAAVRRGRRVIVVSSGAIVTGAGLLGRRRPVQTLSHKQALAAIGQPVLMQRYATAFEGLGLRVGQVLLTQRDFENRRQYVNARRTFEALLDLGIVPIVNENDTVSTEEIQIGDNDTLSALVASLVGADLLVMLSDVEGLMTADPRRSRDAHLIPYVAHIDEHVLRAARRSPTAQGVGGMATKISAARIATASGVTTVITNGDRPRPLGRLLEGEPCGTMFLAERRPPTSRRRWLALGFPSRGALVIDDGARDALRRGSSLLAAGITDVQGTFDPGEAIAIRDARGEEIARGTSTYSSAQVVRIMGIRSAEIGRILGVKAPREIVHRDNLMLTEAR; from the coding sequence ATGCATGCCGGACCGCACCCGCCGCCGCCCGACGGGCCGATCAACCTCCGGACGGCTCGCCGAATCGTCCTCAAGGTGGGGACGACCAGCCTCACCGGCGGAAAAGCCATGGTGGAGCCGCGCCGGATCACCGCGCTGGCCGAGGACGTCGCCGCCGCGGTCCGTCGGGGGCGCCGCGTCATCGTTGTGTCGTCCGGCGCGATCGTCACGGGGGCGGGACTGCTCGGCCGGCGGCGTCCCGTGCAAACCCTGTCCCACAAGCAGGCGCTCGCGGCCATCGGGCAACCCGTGCTGATGCAGCGCTACGCCACGGCGTTCGAAGGGTTGGGGCTGCGGGTGGGCCAGGTGCTGCTCACCCAGCGCGATTTCGAGAACCGCCGGCAGTACGTCAACGCGCGGCGCACCTTTGAGGCCCTGCTCGATCTGGGGATCGTCCCGATCGTCAACGAGAACGACACGGTCTCCACCGAGGAGATCCAGATCGGGGACAACGACACCCTCTCCGCCCTGGTGGCCAGCCTGGTGGGGGCCGATCTGTTGGTGATGCTCTCGGATGTGGAAGGCCTGATGACCGCCGACCCGCGACGGAGCCGGGATGCGCACCTGATCCCGTACGTGGCGCACATCGATGAGCACGTCCTGCGCGCGGCGCGGCGCAGCCCGACCGCCCAAGGGGTGGGCGGGATGGCCACCAAGATCAGCGCGGCGCGGATCGCCACCGCGTCGGGGGTGACGACCGTGATCACGAACGGCGACCGGCCCCGGCCGCTGGGTCGCCTACTGGAGGGAGAGCCGTGCGGGACGATGTTCCTGGCGGAGCGCCGCCCTCCCACCAGCCGCCGACGGTGGCTCGCGCTCGGGTTCCCGTCGAGGGGGGCGCTCGTGATCGACGACGGGGCCCGCGACGCGCTGCGGCGGGGGAGCAGCCTGCTGGCCGCCGGCATCACCGATGTCCAGGGAACGTTTGACCCCGGGGAGGCGATCGCGATCCGCGACGCCCGGGGCGAGGAGATCGCCCGGGGCACCTCCACCTACTCGAGCGCGCAGGTTGTTCGCATCATGGGCATCCGTTCGGCGGAGATCGGCCGCATCTTAGGGGTGAAGGCGCCGCGAGAGATTGTGCACCGGGACAACCTGATGCTCACCGAGGCGCGGTAG
- a CDS encoding ABC transporter permease, producing MMKPMRRTGYLALLAVIILLGLGGGIPPVRSQPVPLDISNAWPVSLSDRAAHRLGVGLGDRLEIAVLPTGPWQSARVARIYRPVRYPTDVGRGSIDLRLHLPDLQTLTGRGDAVDSIVVRLRPPAAAPAVVARLNAAALGFRAYTSADLAARSSSTFEVITRFHRAIGFVTVLASSVFLIAIMALKGEEMRRQVGAMRLIGISPRTVAGTIVAIAAGVALVGSAIGIGIGYVLSWAINGYYRALFDTDLVFSRITPHLLVTAAILSGCLGIAAGAFIAWRLLARHPLEQLGR from the coding sequence ATGATGAAACCCATGCGACGCACCGGGTATCTGGCGCTGCTGGCGGTCATTATCCTGCTGGGACTCGGGGGAGGGATTCCCCCCGTCCGTTCGCAGCCGGTGCCCCTCGACATCTCCAATGCATGGCCGGTCTCGCTCAGCGACCGCGCCGCCCATCGATTGGGGGTCGGCCTGGGGGACCGTCTGGAGATCGCCGTGCTCCCAACCGGGCCCTGGCAGTCCGCGCGGGTCGCGCGGATCTACCGGCCGGTCCGGTATCCGACCGACGTCGGCCGGGGGTCGATCGACCTTCGCCTCCATCTCCCCGATCTGCAGACGCTGACCGGCCGCGGGGATGCGGTCGACAGCATCGTCGTACGGCTACGGCCCCCCGCCGCCGCTCCCGCGGTGGTTGCTCGACTGAACGCCGCGGCGCTCGGGTTCCGGGCCTACACCTCCGCCGATCTCGCCGCTCGGAGTTCGAGCACCTTCGAGGTCATCACGCGGTTCCACCGCGCGATCGGGTTCGTGACGGTGCTCGCCAGCAGCGTATTTCTCATCGCCATCATGGCCCTGAAGGGTGAAGAGATGCGGCGACAGGTCGGCGCGATGCGGCTCATCGGCATCTCGCCCCGCACCGTCGCAGGAACGATCGTGGCGATCGCCGCCGGCGTCGCCCTGGTCGGGAGCGCGATCGGGATTGGGATCGGCTACGTCCTCTCGTGGGCCATCAACGGCTACTACCGGGCGCTTTTCGACACCGACCTGGTGTTCTCGCGGATCACGCCGCACCTGCTGGTGACGGCGGCGATCCTGTCCGGGTGTCTGGGGATCGCGGCGGGCGCGTTCATCGCCTGGCGGCTGCTGGCGCGCCATCCGCTGGAGCAACTCGGACGGTAG
- a CDS encoding ABC transporter ATP-binding protein: MTEGTVPAVVAAAAVTRVYPMPGKPIQALRGITLAVPRGTFVSIAGPSGCGKSTLLHLLGGVDRPSSGMVTLLGRDTGGLSDAALARIRLRHVGFIFQRFFLLPMLTAEENVGLPMMEAGMPAEERRRHTRGLLERVGLGHRMRHRPGQLSGGEMQRIAVARALANRPDLLLADEPTGELDEATGREIGALLYQLSREGLAVVLVTHNVELASLADRQLRMRDGSLT; the protein is encoded by the coding sequence GTGACGGAAGGCACCGTGCCCGCCGTCGTGGCCGCGGCCGCGGTCACCCGGGTGTACCCCATGCCGGGAAAACCGATCCAGGCTCTGCGCGGGATCACGCTCGCGGTCCCGCGGGGGACGTTCGTGTCCATCGCCGGGCCCTCCGGCTGCGGCAAGTCCACGCTGCTCCACCTCCTCGGCGGCGTGGACCGACCGTCCAGCGGGATGGTCACCCTGCTCGGCCGGGACACGGGCGGACTCAGCGACGCGGCCCTCGCCCGGATCCGCCTCCGGCACGTCGGGTTCATCTTCCAGCGATTCTTCCTCTTGCCCATGCTCACCGCGGAAGAAAACGTCGGGCTGCCGATGATGGAGGCCGGGATGCCGGCGGAGGAGCGCCGCCGCCACACTCGCGGCCTGCTGGAACGCGTCGGGCTCGGCCACCGGATGCGACACCGCCCGGGACAACTGAGCGGGGGGGAGATGCAGCGAATCGCCGTCGCCCGCGCGCTGGCAAACCGCCCCGACCTCCTCCTGGCGGATGAGCCGACGGGAGAACTCGATGAGGCCACGGGCCGTGAGATCGGCGCCTTGCTCTACCAGCTCAGCCGGGAGGGCCTCGCCGTGGTCCTGGTCACCCACAACGTGGAGCTGGCGTCGCTCGCGGACCGCCAGCTGCGGATGCGGGACGGGAGCCTGACGTGA
- the rnc gene encoding ribonuclease III: protein MDIPKPPPAPGSPSPRAGRPAENEDATPSAEREAVLTDLETKLGIRFRDRSLLHLALVHGSAAAEGRTRHGENYERLEFLGDSVLNLAISDYLYRRYPGRLEGDLARLRASIVSEGALARVAREIDLGRYVLLGRGEEKGGGRARPALLADALEAVLGAVYIDSGYGVAHYCVSRLFAEELSRLEEPGEGDYKSQLQELIQQQERRLPRYRITGQRGPEHDRAFVVVVEVNGRVLGEGRGRSKKEAEQAAAQQAVELIKRGRAG, encoded by the coding sequence GTGGATATCCCCAAGCCTCCCCCCGCCCCGGGCTCGCCGTCCCCGAGGGCGGGCCGCCCGGCGGAGAACGAAGACGCGACGCCCTCGGCGGAGCGCGAAGCGGTCCTAACCGACCTCGAAACCAAACTGGGCATCCGGTTCCGCGACCGATCCCTGCTGCACTTGGCGCTGGTCCATGGCTCGGCGGCCGCCGAAGGCCGGACCCGCCACGGGGAGAACTACGAACGGCTGGAATTCCTCGGCGATTCGGTTCTGAACCTCGCCATCAGCGACTACCTGTACCGGCGCTACCCCGGCCGACTCGAAGGCGATCTGGCGCGACTTCGGGCCAGCATCGTCAGCGAGGGAGCCCTCGCCCGCGTGGCCCGCGAGATCGACCTCGGTCGTTATGTCCTGCTTGGGCGCGGGGAGGAGAAGGGCGGGGGGCGGGCACGGCCGGCCCTCCTGGCGGACGCGCTGGAGGCTGTGTTGGGCGCGGTGTACATCGATTCGGGGTACGGCGTGGCCCACTACTGCGTGTCACGGCTGTTTGCGGAGGAACTGAGCCGCCTCGAGGAACCGGGTGAGGGAGACTACAAGAGCCAGTTGCAGGAACTCATCCAGCAGCAGGAGCGGCGGCTGCCGCGCTACCGCATCACGGGGCAGCGCGGCCCGGAACACGATCGGGCCTTCGTTGTGGTCGTCGAGGTCAACGGCCGGGTCCTCGGGGAGGGCCGGGGCCGCAGCAAGAAGGAAGCGGAGCAGGCGGCGGCGCAGCAGGCGGTGGAGTTGATCAAGCGGGGCCGGGCGGGATGA
- a CDS encoding FtsX-like permease family protein, which produces MRPLVFLALRTLTRVPGRTLLVVLGLSVTGALLLDMTMLAGGLQASLGAVMNRLGFAVRVVPRGTMPFSSDAEIADGDRLAAEIAARPGVAAAVAVLGANLYVRGEGRQFPSFALGVPIGARGVYTVLRGADLTRTAGRTTLPDGGDGVVPIVINQNMARLDGVRVGTRVVLSGAPGTILQQFASVQAGRVVGIADFYFDLPTQRSLAVAAPVLRRLLGRPGGGDSLILVRMTDPTGADALARWIAGHDPQVTAFSIQEFLERTGARLTYFNQFSLILGTVSASVAFLLIAAIVTLSVGERLGEFAMLRALGFTRARVAVLVLAEGVTIAFAALPGAFGLGILIAGNLDRILLSAPGVPEGLHFFTLTTAAVVRTVGVLLATGALGGVYPAAIVARLEIASTLHREIVS; this is translated from the coding sequence ATGCGGCCCCTCGTGTTCCTGGCGCTGCGCACCCTCACCCGCGTTCCCGGGCGGACCCTGCTGGTCGTCCTCGGGTTGAGCGTAACGGGCGCCCTGCTCCTGGACATGACGATGCTCGCGGGCGGGCTCCAGGCCAGCTTGGGCGCGGTGATGAACCGCCTCGGGTTCGCCGTCCGCGTCGTCCCCCGCGGCACGATGCCGTTTTCCAGCGACGCGGAGATTGCCGACGGCGACCGCTTGGCCGCGGAGATCGCCGCACGCCCCGGGGTTGCCGCGGCCGTCGCGGTCCTGGGCGCCAACCTGTACGTGCGGGGCGAAGGCAGGCAGTTTCCTTCCTTCGCCCTGGGGGTTCCGATCGGCGCGCGGGGGGTGTACACGGTCCTCCGGGGCGCCGACCTCACCCGAACCGCCGGGCGCACGACGCTCCCGGACGGCGGCGACGGCGTCGTCCCCATCGTGATCAACCAGAACATGGCCCGGCTGGATGGCGTGCGGGTTGGAACCCGCGTGGTGCTCTCGGGGGCGCCGGGGACGATTCTCCAGCAGTTCGCGAGCGTCCAGGCGGGGCGGGTCGTCGGGATCGCCGACTTCTACTTCGATCTGCCGACGCAGCGATCGCTCGCCGTCGCCGCGCCGGTGCTCCGCCGCCTGCTCGGTCGGCCCGGGGGCGGCGATTCCCTGATCCTCGTGCGGATGACCGATCCGACGGGCGCCGATGCGCTGGCGCGGTGGATCGCCGGCCACGACCCACAGGTTACGGCCTTCAGCATTCAAGAGTTCCTAGAGCGCACCGGCGCGCGGTTGACGTATTTCAACCAGTTCTCGCTCATCCTGGGGACGGTCAGCGCGTCGGTGGCGTTTCTCCTGATCGCCGCGATCGTCACCCTCTCCGTTGGCGAACGGCTCGGCGAGTTCGCAATGCTGCGGGCGCTCGGGTTCACGCGAGCGCGCGTCGCCGTCTTGGTGCTCGCCGAAGGGGTGACGATCGCCTTCGCGGCCCTTCCGGGAGCGTTCGGGCTCGGGATCCTGATCGCTGGAAATCTGGACCGCATCCTCCTGTCGGCCCCCGGCGTTCCGGAGGGTCTCCACTTCTTCACGCTTACGACGGCCGCGGTGGTGCGGACGGTCGGGGTGCTGCTGGCGACCGGTGCGCTCGGCGGGGTGTACCCGGCCGCGATCGTCGCCCGTTTGGAAATCGCCAGCACCCTACACCGGGAGATCGTGTCGTGA
- a CDS encoding SDR family oxidoreductase — protein MKVDLSGRVAVVSGASAGLGRAIAQGLAEAGADVVIGSRTSDAIRRTANEIAGSTGRHVMGVPADVSRPEGVDAILSAAMTHFGKINILVANAGGPPPGSALALTDAQWDQAFRQNLMSAVWMIRGVVPSMKAQDGGRIITVITSGVKVPLQNLVLSNVFRSGVVALTKTLSFELAPHKILVNNLAPGRIRTGRTREIDEAAARASSRSIEEVERQVSATIPAGRYGDPREFANLAVFLASDQASYITGTTITIDGGATRAMQ, from the coding sequence ATGAAGGTGGATCTGTCGGGTCGGGTGGCGGTCGTGTCCGGGGCCAGCGCCGGCCTGGGGCGCGCGATCGCTCAGGGCCTCGCGGAGGCGGGGGCCGACGTCGTGATCGGGAGCCGCACCTCAGACGCCATCCGGCGCACGGCGAACGAGATCGCGGGGAGCACGGGGCGGCACGTCATGGGCGTCCCCGCCGACGTCTCGCGCCCCGAGGGAGTCGATGCGATCCTCAGCGCGGCGATGACGCATTTCGGGAAGATCAACATCCTCGTGGCCAACGCCGGGGGCCCCCCCCCGGGATCGGCACTCGCGCTCACCGACGCTCAGTGGGACCAGGCCTTCCGACAGAATTTGATGAGCGCCGTCTGGATGATCCGCGGGGTGGTGCCGTCGATGAAGGCGCAGGACGGGGGACGGATCATCACCGTGATCACGTCCGGCGTCAAAGTCCCGCTGCAGAATCTGGTCTTGAGCAACGTATTCCGTTCGGGGGTGGTCGCCCTCACCAAGACACTCTCGTTTGAGCTGGCGCCGCACAAGATCCTCGTCAACAACCTGGCCCCCGGGCGGATCCGGACGGGTCGGACGCGAGAGATCGACGAGGCAGCCGCGCGGGCCAGCAGCCGATCGATCGAGGAGGTCGAGCGTCAGGTTTCCGCAACGATCCCGGCGGGTCGCTACGGTGATCCGCGCGAGTTCGCGAACCTCGCGGTCTTCCTCGCTTCCGATCAAGCCAGCTACATCACCGGCACGACCATCACCATCGACGGCGGCGCGACGCGGGCGATGCAGTAG
- a CDS encoding MFS transporter: MTSARARHPSEAAPRWVGFVLLWLAGIDLRVTILAVPPVLPLIHRDLGLTETGVAALTGLPVVLFAVAAVLGALCIARWGARRTLIAGTLCAALASGLRGVGPSIAMLFVMTFIMGAGIAVTQPAVPSLVDRWFPTRVGLATAVFVNGILVGETLSASLTLPVALPLMHHSWELSFVLWGALVLLTVVPMAGLSSLLPDAAGGPRDPWWPQWKTAKTWQLGLLMGGASSSYFAANAFIPEFLRAIGRPALVGECLTALNVSQLPASLVAALIASRAVGRREPFLIIGVGMLVSQGVFFLPQARGAVIGAGMLGFFFAMALALCLALPPILADRGEVHRLSAGMYAIAYAYSFVAPLIGGAMWDLTAVPAVSFLPIAAGALTILGAAATLPARRFMPGG; encoded by the coding sequence GTGACGTCCGCGAGGGCAAGGCACCCCTCGGAAGCGGCGCCGCGATGGGTAGGGTTTGTCCTCCTCTGGCTGGCCGGGATCGACCTGCGGGTGACCATCCTGGCCGTGCCGCCCGTGCTCCCGCTCATCCACCGCGACCTCGGACTCACGGAAACGGGAGTGGCGGCGCTGACCGGGCTCCCGGTCGTTTTGTTCGCCGTTGCGGCCGTCCTCGGCGCGCTCTGCATCGCTCGATGGGGAGCGCGCCGCACGCTGATCGCGGGGACCCTCTGCGCCGCGCTCGCCTCCGGATTGCGCGGGGTCGGCCCTTCGATTGCGATGCTGTTTGTCATGACCTTCATCATGGGCGCCGGGATCGCGGTCACCCAGCCGGCGGTCCCGTCACTGGTCGATCGATGGTTTCCGACCCGGGTGGGTCTCGCCACCGCGGTCTTCGTCAACGGAATCCTGGTGGGGGAAACGTTGAGCGCCTCCTTGACGCTGCCCGTGGCGCTCCCCCTGATGCATCACAGCTGGGAATTGAGCTTTGTCCTCTGGGGGGCGCTGGTGCTGCTGACCGTCGTCCCGATGGCGGGGTTGAGCTCCCTCCTGCCGGACGCCGCGGGGGGCCCGCGCGATCCGTGGTGGCCGCAATGGAAAACGGCCAAGACCTGGCAGCTGGGATTGCTGATGGGGGGAGCTTCCTCCTCCTACTTCGCGGCGAACGCCTTCATCCCCGAATTCTTGCGGGCGATCGGTCGGCCCGCTCTCGTCGGCGAGTGTCTGACGGCCCTGAACGTCAGTCAGCTTCCCGCCTCGCTCGTCGCCGCGCTCATCGCCTCGCGGGCGGTGGGGCGGCGGGAACCGTTTCTGATCATCGGCGTCGGGATGCTGGTCAGCCAGGGGGTCTTCTTCCTCCCCCAGGCCCGCGGGGCCGTGATCGGCGCCGGAATGCTTGGTTTCTTCTTCGCGATGGCGCTCGCGCTGTGCCTCGCGCTCCCTCCGATCCTCGCGGACCGCGGGGAGGTGCACCGCCTCTCGGCCGGGATGTATGCGATCGCCTATGCGTACTCGTTTGTGGCCCCGCTGATCGGAGGGGCGATGTGGGATCTCACCGCCGTGCCCGCGGTCTCGTTCCTGCCGATCGCCGCGGGCGCGCTGACGATCCTGGGCGCGGCGGCCACACTCCCCGCCCGCAGGTTCATGCCGGGCGGCTGA
- a CDS encoding 3-keto-5-aminohexanoate cleavage protein translates to MDVLVQACLNGSRTRADHPGVPLSADDLAAESHRAVAVGARALHVHPRRGDGAESLDPMACGLAVQEIRTRCPGVPVGLSTGGWIEPDPARRLEQVSGWTELPDYVSVNFSEPGAAELCRLLADRRIRVEAGLASSADAERFVRSEVSRRCLRILLEPGPQEARDALALASEIEAILDRQRNTSPRLLHGEGRAAWPVLEAALRRGYDVRIGFEDTLLLPDGRAAQSNADLVEAAVALVRHGGSAAVRPAHP, encoded by the coding sequence ATGGACGTGCTGGTTCAAGCGTGCCTGAACGGATCGAGGACGCGCGCCGACCACCCCGGCGTCCCCCTCAGCGCTGACGATCTTGCCGCGGAGTCGCACCGAGCCGTGGCCGTCGGGGCGCGGGCGCTTCACGTCCATCCTCGACGCGGCGACGGGGCAGAATCGTTGGACCCGATGGCCTGCGGGCTGGCGGTGCAAGAGATCCGCACCCGCTGCCCGGGTGTGCCCGTCGGTCTCTCCACCGGAGGCTGGATCGAGCCCGACCCGGCCCGGCGGCTCGAGCAGGTCTCAGGGTGGACCGAGCTGCCGGATTATGTGTCGGTCAATTTCTCAGAGCCGGGCGCAGCCGAACTCTGCCGACTGCTGGCCGACCGCCGGATTCGCGTGGAGGCCGGGCTGGCGTCGAGTGCCGACGCCGAGCGATTCGTCCGCAGCGAGGTCAGCCGGCGATGCCTGCGGATCCTGCTTGAACCCGGACCTCAGGAGGCCAGGGACGCCCTCGCCCTCGCCTCCGAGATCGAGGCGATCCTCGACCGACAGCGCAATACCTCCCCACGGTTGCTCCACGGCGAAGGTCGAGCGGCATGGCCGGTGCTCGAGGCCGCCCTCCGCCGTGGATATGACGTCAGGATCGGCTTTGAAGACACCCTGCTCCTTCCCGATGGCCGCGCGGCTCAAAGCAACGCGGACCTGGTCGAGGCCGCCGTCGCCCTCGTACGGCACGGCGGGTCTGCGGCGGTGCGGCCGGCCCATCCCTGA
- a CDS encoding DUF3105 domain-containing protein: protein MQPSRAERRRLARKGGGAPPGAAPAVLQNPKPASSHPARARRRGVGRTGVWWLVGAVALIVIIAAVWWGRSSRSAAQPGSNTGDRVAYEGNTHVPIGSPIQYQAHPPASGNHYPNPAPPGVYPAGILPGFWVHSLEHGYVVLAYKPPATPQLLGEFDAMVKDFPKSKYGYAKLVIVPYTEMDHPFAVLAWTWRLWLDTFDRQRVLDFYRAHVDRGPEDVP, encoded by the coding sequence ATGCAGCCTTCGCGGGCGGAGCGACGACGTCTGGCTCGAAAGGGCGGAGGTGCCCCCCCGGGGGCCGCGCCGGCGGTCCTCCAGAACCCCAAGCCCGCGTCGTCCCACCCCGCGCGCGCCCGGCGGCGGGGCGTCGGGCGAACCGGAGTCTGGTGGCTCGTCGGTGCGGTGGCCCTCATCGTGATCATCGCCGCGGTGTGGTGGGGGCGATCGTCCCGATCGGCGGCCCAACCCGGCTCGAACACCGGGGACCGCGTGGCCTATGAAGGCAACACCCACGTGCCGATCGGATCACCGATCCAATACCAGGCGCACCCTCCGGCATCGGGGAACCACTATCCGAACCCGGCGCCCCCCGGGGTCTATCCGGCCGGCATCCTGCCCGGGTTCTGGGTCCACAGCCTCGAGCACGGGTACGTCGTGCTCGCCTACAAGCCCCCCGCCACCCCGCAGCTGCTCGGGGAGTTCGATGCCATGGTGAAGGATTTTCCGAAGAGCAAGTACGGGTACGCGAAACTCGTCATCGTGCCCTATACGGAGATGGACCATCCGTTTGCGGTCTTGGCCTGGACCTGGAGGCTGTGGCTCGACACGTTCGATCGGCAACGGGTGCTGGACTTCTACCGCGCACACGTCGACCGGGGGCCCGAGGACGTTCCCTGA
- a CDS encoding glutamate-5-semialdehyde dehydrogenase yields the protein MSTTPTDVAVQAREARGAAAQLHAASDAARRGAVLAMAESIRTDRAGILAANARDLGSLGNRPGAFRDRLTLTEARIGGLAHALETIADLPDPVGQVVESRTRPNGMQIAKVRVPLGVIALIYESRPNVTVDAAGLCLRAGNAVILRGGAESVHSDRALVGAIHRGLGAVGIPLGAVSLLERRDYGAIQDLIEQRGIVDLVIPRGGEALIAFVTEHARVPVLKHEKGVTHIFVDRAADVEMAVRVIVNAKTNRPSTCNALEKVLVDDGIAARLLPSLVHGLRAAGVEVRGCPQTRRIAPEVIPATDADWSAEYLDLILAVRVVPGIEAALEHIRAHSTGLTDGIVTEDAQAADRFVREVDSAAVLVNASTRLVDGGEFGRGAEIGISTSRLHARGPMGLEDLTTTKWIVRGTGQIRA from the coding sequence ATGAGCACGACACCGACCGACGTGGCGGTCCAGGCCCGTGAAGCGCGGGGGGCCGCCGCGCAGCTGCACGCCGCGTCCGACGCCGCGCGGCGAGGGGCGGTTCTGGCAATGGCGGAGTCGATCCGGACCGACCGCGCGGGAATCCTGGCCGCCAACGCGCGCGACCTGGGCAGCCTGGGGAACCGGCCGGGCGCGTTCCGAGATCGGCTGACGCTGACCGAGGCGCGGATCGGTGGCCTCGCCCATGCGCTGGAGACGATCGCCGACCTGCCCGACCCGGTGGGCCAGGTGGTCGAATCCCGCACCCGGCCCAACGGGATGCAGATCGCGAAGGTGCGGGTGCCGCTGGGGGTCATCGCGCTGATCTACGAGTCGCGGCCCAATGTGACGGTCGACGCCGCGGGGCTCTGCCTGCGCGCCGGGAATGCGGTGATCCTCCGCGGCGGCGCGGAGTCGGTGCACTCCGACCGAGCCCTGGTCGGGGCCATTCACCGGGGGCTGGGCGCCGTCGGGATTCCGCTGGGCGCCGTCTCGCTGCTGGAGCGCCGGGACTACGGGGCGATCCAGGATCTCATCGAGCAGCGGGGGATCGTCGACCTGGTCATCCCGCGCGGCGGAGAGGCGTTGATCGCGTTCGTGACCGAGCACGCGCGGGTCCCGGTGCTCAAGCACGAGAAGGGCGTGACCCACATCTTCGTCGACCGGGCGGCGGACGTCGAGATGGCCGTGCGCGTCATCGTCAACGCGAAGACGAACCGGCCCAGCACCTGCAACGCGCTGGAGAAGGTGCTGGTGGACGACGGCATCGCGGCGCGGCTGCTCCCTTCTCTGGTCCACGGCCTGCGGGCGGCGGGGGTAGAAGTCCGCGGCTGCCCGCAGACGCGCCGCATCGCGCCGGAGGTCATCCCGGCGACCGACGCCGACTGGAGCGCCGAATACCTGGACCTGATCCTGGCGGTGCGGGTGGTGCCGGGGATCGAGGCGGCGCTGGAGCACATCCGTGCCCACAGCACGGGGCTGACCGACGGGATCGTGACCGAGGACGCACAGGCGGCCGATCGGTTCGTCCGTGAAGTCGACAGCGCGGCGGTCCTGGTCAATGCCTCGACCCGGCTGGTAGATGGAGGCGAGTTCGGCCGGGGGGCGGAGATCGGCATCAGCACCAGCCGGCTGCACGCCCGCGGCCCCATGGGCCTCGAAGATCTGACCACCACAAAGTGGATCGTGCGGGGGACCGGGCAGATCCGGGCATGA
- a CDS encoding HIT domain-containing protein, with the protein MKYLWAPWRIQYIKETPKKDCVFCTLPREGRDRDHRIVGRAERVFVILNTFPYNAGHLMVVPNRHVADLADLDDAETLELIHLTTASMQAIRETYGSEGFNVGMNVGRAAGAGIVGHLHVHVVPRWTGDTNFMPVLGEVKVLPEDLAVTRDRLAAALEAVRARGAQRA; encoded by the coding sequence ATGAAGTATCTCTGGGCGCCGTGGAGGATTCAGTACATCAAAGAGACCCCCAAGAAGGACTGCGTGTTCTGCACCCTTCCCCGAGAGGGGCGGGATCGCGACCACCGCATCGTCGGGCGGGCGGAGCGGGTGTTTGTGATCCTCAACACGTTCCCGTACAACGCCGGGCATCTGATGGTGGTGCCGAACCGCCACGTTGCCGACCTCGCCGATCTGGACGATGCGGAGACGCTGGAGTTGATCCACCTCACCACCGCGTCGATGCAGGCCATCCGCGAGACGTACGGGTCCGAGGGATTCAATGTCGGCATGAACGTGGGGCGGGCCGCCGGCGCCGGGATCGTCGGCCATCTGCATGTGCACGTGGTGCCCCGCTGGACCGGCGACACCAATTTCATGCCGGTGCTGGGAGAAGTGAAGGTCCTTCCGGAGGATCTCGCGGTGACGCGTGACCGCCTGGCCGCAGCCCTCGAGGCGGTGCGGGCCCGTGGGGCACAGCGCGCTTAG